In Fulvia fulva chromosome 8, complete sequence, the DNA window CCATCCGGCCTGCCAGAAGGCTACCAATGGTCAGTTGAGAACTGGCACGCAGGCTGCGCCCGATCCGGCTGCAGCTACGACTTCAACGTGACCGGTACCATTACCCCACCATACCCAGGCTTCAAAGCCTACTGCAGCGGCTCCGACACAGGCTACTACGCCAACTGCGAGATTCTCGAGGGCGTTTCTACCTCTGGCATACCATTCGTTGCTGCCAGCTTGAGGCCGAATTTCCAGAATGGCATTGCGACTATGAGTGTTAGTTTAAGCTTTACTGATGCGGATTCGCTGTGAGTACTTTCGAAGATTGTTTATGGAAAGTTTTGAAGCTGATGCGATATTGTACAGCATTACCTACAACATCTCCGGCTGGCACGACGCTTCTTACAATGCTTTTGTGGCACCACTTGAGCAGTTCAACATCACCGAGCCCTTCCAGGTTACCCAGGTAGCTTGAACAGCGTTGCGCTTTGCGGTCAGAGGAGCATGATCGGGAGAAGGGAGGAGTAGGCTCTTTGTTGACCGGATAGCTTGACCACTACCCTCGGCTTTCTGCAGTCGAACGAAACAGACCTCCCAAATGATAGTATACAAGCATCAGCATTGCAGGCGAACACGTGCGGTCGGTCTTAACGAGCAACACTGTGTAAGCAAAGAGAGCCTCAGTCGCTCAATCGTGTTGGACCAGGGCCTTCTAGGACGAAAGTCTCCAGCTTCAAACTTCTCGTGGTCACTCCTGCAATTGAACCCTTCTTTCCATACCCTAGGCTTCGACCACTGCCACGTAAGACAATCTTGGCTAAGCAAGCATCATCCGTCATATCACCGAAGCTATGTCGCCCCGATGTTCGAACAAAACGCACGACACAGCGCAGAGAAGGGGACATCTTAACTGCTAGACAAACCTCAAAAGTGCAAAGATACACTGCTAAACGCTCAGCCATACCAAGCAACAACAATGTCTCTGATAAAGCAATCTAAGATCACGAACGACCAAGCACCGCGCAATTTCTATCGGGTGACGGACGACAGCAGTTACGTTCAGATCGATGAGTGCGGCAACTTTGCTACAGGATGCACACCATTCTACCACCTGTCCTACATTATCAACGGCAAGAACCTCAACCTTCACCTCGACTGGCGCTACAGGTTTGACAATGAGGACCCCAACGACTGTCCAATGTTCATATCCATGACCGACAGCCGTAAGTGGGCACAGGAAGAAACAGAGCGACGCCTGGCAAGAGGTTGCACGAATGTTCGACTGTATCGAATCAATTCCTCTAGCTATGCTCTGTCTCACAAAGATCTAGGACCGTCTTACCCCGAAATATCACTCCTTCGATGAATCGGTGGTAGGCCAGCAATCTTCTCGCCTCGTGCCGCCAGTGAAGCTCTAGGCATGAGCTGGAATAATCTGTTGAGGAGCCCTCGAGAACGGTTCGCGATGCACTGGATTCCAGCTTCATGTATCGAACGTACTTATTACTAGTAGAAAAGCCCGAAGCAAGTATCGCGATGACTTTGCCTTAGGTCAGCTCTTCAGATGACTGTCCCAGCGACCCAACCAAGCAACAATAAAGCCAAAATTCATATGACCAACCAACATCCATGCCAATATCAGGGAAGACTTCATCACTAGACGCCTGCCTCATCTCCAACGCACATCAATCGCCCAGCGTCTCCGGCTCCCCAATGGGTTCTCACATCAAGCTCTTCGCCCTCCCTCGCCCTTCTCTCCAACACCTACACGACTACTCCGCCACCAGCGAACGGCGAGCCTCTCAAGCCCTCATTCGACCAACTACAGTCGTCATCGAAGGGATAGGCACATTCCGCGTCCGGCCTCCACGCAACAGCGTGGCAACGGTCTCACCACCCTCAGTCCTCCACAAAATCAGCACCTGAGGCAAAGACCCAACCGACGATCATTCTAACCCCAACAGCGAAACGACTCCAAAGCCCCCGACGCACTACTTCCCCGAAGGCCTCGAGAAACCCTCCCTCTTCTAGCGCGTCACGGACTCCACCTCCCTAACCCGCATCGACCCCTCCGGCAACTTCGACACAAACTGCCAACTCTGGGGCCACTGGTCCTTCTGGACCTCTATCATGAATGGTCCCAACCATTCCTCCCAAATCGACTGGTACCACCGCTTCACGCCCACCACGCTCGACGGCCAAGGCGACGATCCGCCCCTGTTCGTCTCCCTTACAGCGGACTGTGGCTGGGCCTACGATGAGTTTGATCGAAGAGCAAGGAGGCGGAGGGATCAGGTGAGGATCAATGTTATCGATACGAGTGATTTTGAGTGCGAGGTTGTGTTTTTGGAGAATGGGGAGAGGTTGCCGGTGTTGAGGGAGAGGGAGACGGGGTGTACGATTTTTAGTTAGTGAGGCGGCGAGTAAGGCGGTGGGGTGGGAGCATCAGTATGGGAATAGTAGGGAGTGGTTTGCGATTCGGTGGATTCCAGGGAGGTTTATTTTGCCCGAGGTTTGGAGTAGTGACTGATTCTGTGGGAACGTACGGTGCAGTGAGGCGATGATTTGAGGTATCAAAGGTTGCAAGACACCATGGTTCATGCAAGGACGGCAAATGAAAGAAATATCTGATCATTGGGACAGGACGGGCCGAGAAAAGCTGCTTCATATGTCGCTGGTCGACTTGTCATTTCTTGTTCTTTACTGGCGTTGTCAATGGTATCATGGCTCTTTACCTGGCCTTCTTGATCCATACGCATGGCTTCATCTCACTCGTGCCTTTCTCGGCTACGACAATGGGCATCCTTCCGACCTCTCATCTTCTGATACTGTATCTACTTTGGTCCGAATGAGCCCTTCTTCGCAAGCTCAGCCTCCTCCTCTTCTCTCAGCTCCTGGTCGATCTTGGCACCCTTCGATGGCTCGTTGCCGTGGTTGATGGCCTGGTAGAGAAAGTCAGCATATGTTGCAACGATTTTCCTCACATGTTGACTTACCGGTAGTGTGGCGTCCTGCTTGCGAGCACGGTCCTCCGCTGACTTTGGCTCATCCTTCTCCTGCTCACGCTTCGCTTCACGTTCAAGCTTGTTGGCGATTGTGCGCTCGTCCTTGGGGTCGTTGGCCAAGTGGGAGTTCTCCTTGCCCTCGTGAAAGCGGTCGGCGTCTTGCTGCTCGCTCTTGGATGGGTTGCGCTGAAGGCGTTGTCAGTACCTGCTTTGGCAAGAACAGGGGTACTGGGCATAGCATACCTGATCGCCTGCCTCGTACACCTGGCTGTTGCCAACGTTGCTGGTTCCTGACATGTTTGCTGTTGATTTGTGTGACTGTTGGAATTGGTTTTGAGTGGAAGCTGTAATTGGATCTGGTGGAGAGTGCTGTTGTCTGTGGTATAAGTGAGCAAGAGAGAATTCTTGTGACACACGAGCACCAATATACTGAAGGTGGGCTGTCTTAATGTATATACGTCATAACGATGATTTCATGCAGGTCCAAGCGTGACCCACTTCGGCCTTTTTTCGCGACATCAACCATGAATTGACGATTCGCGATACTGCATCATCATCGGGGCTGGAAGACAGTTCTGAAAGGTAGGATGACAACATCGATGGGTACGATGAACAACAAAGCTCTTTTGACGCTTCCGATCCATCAACATGGACTTACCCAGCTGCGGGACATGAGCTGGAATCATTCGGCCATGGCTCGTCTCAGGAAGATGTTCTTCGAACAGTTCGTAAGCAGTTGTATTGTATCTGGGGTATCATCGCGCATCTAAGTCATTTCTCTACCAAAACGCCAATGTCTAAGCCGCTGAAAGACTGTCGCCCATAACGCAAAGCACTATTGGTCTCGAGTGGCCTACTCCAGCTCGATCGTAGCAGGAGGCTTACTTGTCGTCTCGTAGACTACACGAGCGACACCAGCAACCTCGTTGGCAATCTTGTCGGCGACATCGCAGAACCAGTCCATTGGAGCACCTCGGAACACGTTGGCGGTCATGAAGTCTGTGGTCTGCACGGCGCGCAAGTGGATGATCTCTCCGTGTAGACGTTGATCACCTACCACAGCGACAGACTTGACACCAAGAACGGCTGCGTACGCTTGGGAGATCTCTCTGTAGAACCCAGCCTTACGAATCTCACCAATCCAGATCTCGTCGGCTTCCTGAGCAATGCGAATGCGTTCTTTGGTGACTTCTCCGATGATGCGAATGGCAAGACCTGGACCTGGGAAGGGGTGTCTCCAGACGAGCTCATCAGGAATGCCGAGCTCTGTTCCGAGCTTGCGTACCTCATCCTTGAAGAGCTCTCGTAGTGGCTCGATGAGCTTAAGGTCCATCTTCTCTGGCAGACCACCAACGTTGTGGTGAGTCTTGATCGTTGCGCTGGGTCCCTTGAACGAGATGGATTCGATCACATCTGGATACAGTGTGCCCTGGAGGAACCATTCGATCTTGCCGGCTCGGTCAGTGTTCTCTGCCGCTGCCGCAATCTCCTTCGCCCGCTGTTGAAAGAGGTCGATGAACGTGTTGCCAATGATCTTTCGCTTCTTCTCAGGGTCTGAGACGCCTGCCAAACGACCAAGGAACAAGTCGCTGGCATCCACAACCTCGAGGTTGACGCCAAGTCCTTCCTTCAGCGTCTTCTCAACTTTCTTGGCCTCGTCCATGCGCAGGCATCCATTGTCGACCATGATTGCATGGAATCGGTCACCAATGGCTGCTTGCATGAGCTTTGCAGCAACCGATGAGTCAACACCACCAGACACAGCGCCAATCACCTGACCCTTGTCACCCACCAATCCTCGAATACGTGCAATCTCTTGATCTTTGAAGTCGCCCATTGACCAGTCTTGCTTGACCTTGCAGATCTCGACCGCGAAGTTCTTGATCACTTGTGTACCTTTTGGCGTGTGAGTGACCTCTGGATGGAACTGAATGCCATAGTAAGGCTTGCTCTCGTGGGCGATTCCGGCGTACGGTGCACTCGAAGTGTACGCAATGGTGACCCAGTTCTCGGGCAATTTGGAGAGCTTGTCGCCGTGTGACATGAACACCTCAAGACCCTCTTCCAGTCCATCGAACAGGTGATCTACGCCTCCTTTGTTGTACCTCTCCACCTTCAGCTGCGTCTTGCCATACTCTCTCTTCTCTCCAGCGGCAACATTCTTGCCAAAGTGCCAAGCGATCTCTTGCAACCCGTAGCATATCCCAAGGATTGGAACATCTAGCTTGAAGATATCGGCATCGACGTGAGGCGCATCGTCGGCGTAGACAGAGTATGGACCACCGGATAAGATAATACCCTTAGGCTTCCAAGCCAGCTCTGAGACCTTCTGGGTACATGGCAGCATTTCCGAGTAAATGTTCATGTCGCGTAGCCTCCTCGTGATCAAATGAGTGTATTGTGACCCGAAGTCGAGAACAAGGATTGTATCGAACTTGGTGTGCGGCGGTGCCACACCGTTGATCTCTCCATTGGCGGCCATGTTGCTATGGTATGGACGGTGTATCACGCTTGAGATTGTGGTGCACAAAGAGCGAGACCGAGTCAACGGAAAAGATTTTGGCGGGGTTCAATCTTCAGACGCGACGCGAAAGTGACGCGAAGACAGTCAGCAGCCTTGGCGGTATTACGCTTTGTCCGCGATGTTTCTCCGGAGATCATAAGTGAAATGGTGCAGCACTTACTTTTGCTTCGAACAGACACATTTTTATCTCGTCATCACGCACATTGAACTTAAGATATCTGAAAGATCGAATCTCCCGGAGCATGATACCGTATCCCCAGATGTGGTCATAATCAAGAGCCAAAACTGCCTCGTCTGCAACATCTATTCCATTCGATGTCACTACTTCGTTTCGCCAAACCACGCAGCAGCTAATCGACAATTCATGCAGCTTTCACACTCGAGAACGTCGCAATATGCAATCCTCCACCGCACAAGGTGCTTATCGTAGAAGGTGTTATAGAACCTGGGATTCGGGTACACGCTTCCAGGACCGCAAAGCTCTTCAAGCGCAAGCAACTTTTCCTTGCGGAAAGCTGCTATCCACCAGGCAGAATCTGCCATTATGCGGGCATCAAAGGCTGTTGGATACACGCTTTTGAATGTTGTTAGGAGTGCCACGAGCTGATTGAACTCTTCTTCATCCAGGAATGGCCTGATCGATTGCCGGCGCGGCTCGTTGAATTGGAGGCGGACGTTGACTGTCCTCATGGTGCTCGGAAAGACCGCGAAGAGCTTTTGCAACATGGCTATCATCTTGCCAAGATTCTGTGGTTTCTTTGCCCAGATTGAGATTCGGACATGCTGTGCCCGCCGCAGGAACTCGCAGCTCGGAATTGTCCCCATGAGCTCACAACGAGGCGCCGTCCACATTGATTCTGGAACCTGCCCGAAACCCCAGAACGCAGCCCCGGGGCATGGCGACCATGGATGCTTATCGTACGGAAATTCTCGCTTCACCTCCCGCGACAGCAGGCTCGCCACTCGTGTGTTCTCCTCGTCCCAGCTCGATGCCCCTGCGGATCCTTTGAAATGCTTCCGATACTTTTGACCATTGAAGATCATAAACTGTGTCTTACCATACAGATACTCCGAAGCGTCCCCGTATATCTTCCGACAAGTCCTAAGGATCGCGGCACGATCGTGCATAGGTTCAGCAAGACGGCGGTTCTGGTACGTTGGGTTCGTGACGAGGTCCTCGTTTTCGATCCAGACTCGGAGGCAACCCGTATAGTGAGGCGGCGGGACCAGCTCGTCTGGAGTGCACCCCATCCTGGGAAGACTTTGAATGTAGGGCTCATCTTTGTCGAAGAGGTAGGAGTATATCTGCTCACGAAGCTCTTGTGGGAGGCGGAAGAATGGTAGTGTGGTGTTCATGATGCAGATTGAGGTAAGGTACGCTCGACAAACACTCAAAAGCAGCTGTCCAAGTGCGTCCTCGTCCTTCTAGTCTGATGATATACCTCGACAGAATGACACAGACTTGACTCACAGACAATGAGATGTCGTCGAGAATAGGCTACATGCCGTGAGACCCGTCAAACATGAAGTCTAATCACGACTATGCCGTCATCCAGCTGCGTTCTGTACATGCACATGTATGCAAGATCCTTCTTCACCTTCGTACAGACAATGCCCTTCATGACAAACAGGGTCCCTGCAAACAGGACCAGATCAATTGAGAAGCATGCTCTGCGTTTGGTCAAGTTCTTGGCAGAGCCATTGTATGGTTTGGGTCCTTTCCTCGTGAGCAGGCAACCAGGGAGAAATTCTTTGTGAAACGCTCGGAAGTGCTATGTGATTGCAGCGTTACAGCCCGAGTCGCGACTTCCCTGACGCGAAACAGACGCGACGGGCTTGGCGATGAAAAGCTGCACGGGCACTTCGAAGTCCCAGCATACCACTACAACATACATCCACCTCAGCTCAGTCACTGGCCAAGTGGCCTTCGACTGTTTCACTGCTGAGTACCTCAGTAGGACGATATCAAATCCTGTCGTTACCGCCTTGGACACCTTGGCCTCTTCCCAACGCACCGCTTTGTGCGCGTAAATACATGTCGTTCAGACTTCAGCCAAGATCAGCTCTACACTACGGCACCAGATTCGTCTTCGGTCATTAGCCATCTCACTGGCTCGAGAGCAGTCCTACCCCAGCAGGGCAATGGTCCGTAAGCGCAAGCGAGACGCTTCTTCTACACCGCATCTACAGCAGCGGCACTGTCGGTGCCACTGGACATCGGCCAGGATGCACATAGATCTTGACGAAGTAGTACCTTTGGCGTGGCACATCTGCAGTCTGGTGGCCAGGAATGCTGGTCGGGACTCACTGCTTGAAAGAAATCACTAGCCCATGGGAAGGCAATATGACCGTTTTGCAGGGAGCAGGCATTGGTTCTAGACGTCTTGGTGAATACTTTCACATGCTCATCACAGGCTTGGGTCGAGCTTTGCAGTTCAACACCGCGCAGACCAGTACGTATCCCGGGACAAGTATAGCTCCCGCCAGGACACTGGCACATTGGGCTTGCTATTTCGGTAGGGCTGCAACGATCGGCCATTTCGGCTACATAGGACTCTCTTCTATGCCAATGCGAATGCACATCGACCGACAACCTCGATCATTCGGTTCGGCACAGACCTCGGATTGGCATATCCACCTCGGAGACAGATCTCGCGA includes these proteins:
- a CDS encoding GMP synthase [glutamine-hydrolyzing], with translation MAANGEINGVAPPHTKFDTILVLDFGSQYTHLITRRLRDMNIYSEMLPCTQKVSELAWKPKGIILSGGPYSVYADDAPHVDADIFKLDVPILGICYGLQEIAWHFGKNVAAGEKREYGKTQLKVERYNKGGVDHLFDGLEEGLEVFMSHGDKLSKLPENWVTIAYTSSAPYAGIAHESKPYYGIQFHPEVTHTPKGTQVIKNFAVEICKVKQDWSMGDFKDQEIARIRGLVGDKGQVIGAVSGGVDSSVAAKLMQAAIGDRFHAIMVDNGCLRMDEAKKVEKTLKEGLGVNLEVVDASDLFLGRLAGVSDPEKKRKIIGNTFIDLFQQRAKEIAAAAENTDRAGKIEWFLQGTLYPDVIESISFKGPSATIKTHHNVGGLPEKMDLKLIEPLRELFKDEVRKLGTELGIPDELVWRHPFPGPGLAIRIIGEVTKERIRIAQEADEIWIGEIRKAGFYREISQAYAAVLGVKSVAVVGDQRLHGEIIHLRAVQTTDFMTANVFRGAPMDWFCDVADKIANEVAGVARVVYETTSKPPATIELE